Proteins found in one Aquibium microcysteis genomic segment:
- a CDS encoding superoxide dismutase translates to MAFELPELPYDYEALQPFMSKETLEYHHDKHHKAYVDNGNKLAAEAGMDGLSLEEIVKQSYGKNAGLFNNAGQHYNHIHFWKWMKKGGGGKALPGALQKAVDSDLGGYDKFRADFIAAGTTQFGSGWAWLSVKNGKLEISKTPNGENPLVHGASPILGVDVWEHSYYIDYRNARPKYLEAFVDNLINWDYVLECFEKAS, encoded by the coding sequence ATGGCTTTCGAACTTCCCGAACTTCCCTACGACTACGAGGCGCTGCAGCCCTTCATGTCGAAGGAGACGCTCGAATACCACCACGACAAGCACCACAAGGCCTATGTCGACAACGGCAACAAGCTGGCCGCCGAAGCGGGCATGGACGGGCTGTCTCTGGAGGAGATCGTCAAGCAGTCCTACGGCAAGAACGCCGGTCTCTTCAACAATGCCGGCCAGCACTACAACCACATCCATTTCTGGAAGTGGATGAAGAAGGGCGGCGGCGGCAAGGCCCTGCCGGGCGCGCTGCAGAAGGCGGTCGATTCGGACCTCGGCGGCTACGACAAGTTCAGGGCCGACTTCATCGCCGCGGGCACGACCCAGTTCGGCTCGGGCTGGGCCTGGCTCTCGGTCAAGAACGGCAAGCTCGAGATCTCCAAGACCCCGAACGGCGAGAACCCGCTGGTGCACGGCGCGAGCCCGATCCTCGGCGTCGACGTGTGGGAGCATTCCTATTACATCGACTACCGCAACGCCCGGCCGAAATATCTCGAGGCCTTCGTCGACAACCTGATCAACTGGGACTACGTGCTGGAGTGCTTCGAGAAGGCCTCCTGA
- a CDS encoding c-type cytochrome yields MRKFVLAAAALGLAMTASIAGPVEDREALMKSFGASLGQLAPMAKGEKPFDAAAVAAALETLNANAAKFDVAALFPAGSGAGTEALPAIWENMADFQARVDKMKADVSALAANPPADQAKLGAALGTIGGNCASCHETYRAKKG; encoded by the coding sequence ATGAGGAAGTTCGTTCTAGCCGCAGCGGCACTCGGTTTGGCCATGACGGCCTCGATCGCAGGCCCGGTCGAGGACCGCGAGGCACTGATGAAGTCGTTCGGCGCCTCCCTGGGGCAACTGGCCCCGATGGCCAAGGGCGAGAAGCCGTTCGATGCCGCGGCAGTCGCCGCAGCTCTGGAGACGCTGAACGCGAATGCCGCGAAGTTCGACGTCGCGGCGCTGTTCCCGGCCGGCTCGGGCGCGGGAACGGAAGCACTCCCGGCGATCTGGGAGAACATGGCCGACTTCCAGGCGCGCGTCGACAAGATGAAGGCCGACGTCTCGGCGCTCGCGGCGAATCCGCCGGCCGACCAGGCCAAGCTCGGCGCCGCGCTCGGCACCATCGGCGGCAATTGCGCCTCCTGCCACGAGACCTACCGCGCCAAGAAGGGCTGA
- a CDS encoding cytochrome c, giving the protein MRLAGKLAIAAAVLAGASALAFWWLTAPRVLPAEDVAAFPPGDAAEGERIFWAGGCASCHASPGSEGEARLSLPGGVRLATGFGTFIAPNISSHPVDGIGAWDIGDFANAMQRGVSPDGRHYYPAFPYTSYARMTPDDVANLFAFLKTLPPVAGQAEPTRLGFPFNIRRGIGLWKLVNLDPAPVVSIEGASADVLLGQYLVEGPGHCGECHTPRDVSGGLKTGEWLAGAVAAEGEGVVPNITPQGLSWSASEIAYYLESGFTPDFDTVGGAMVDVQKNMAMLPAEDRAAIAAYLKAVPGHPNGFPAR; this is encoded by the coding sequence ATGAGACTCGCCGGCAAGCTGGCCATCGCTGCAGCCGTCCTTGCCGGCGCGTCCGCGCTCGCCTTCTGGTGGCTCACCGCGCCCCGGGTTCTTCCGGCGGAAGACGTCGCTGCCTTTCCGCCGGGCGACGCCGCCGAGGGCGAGCGCATCTTCTGGGCAGGCGGCTGCGCCTCCTGCCATGCCTCGCCCGGATCGGAGGGCGAAGCCCGCCTGTCGCTGCCGGGCGGGGTACGGCTGGCAACGGGTTTCGGCACCTTCATCGCGCCCAACATCTCCTCCCACCCGGTCGACGGCATCGGCGCCTGGGACATCGGCGACTTCGCCAACGCCATGCAGCGCGGCGTCTCGCCGGATGGACGGCACTATTATCCGGCCTTCCCCTACACGTCCTATGCGCGGATGACGCCGGACGACGTGGCGAACCTCTTCGCTTTCCTGAAGACCCTCCCTCCGGTGGCGGGCCAGGCCGAGCCGACCCGCCTCGGCTTTCCCTTCAACATCCGCCGCGGCATCGGCCTGTGGAAGCTGGTCAATCTCGACCCGGCGCCGGTCGTCTCGATCGAAGGCGCGTCGGCGGACGTGCTCCTCGGGCAGTATCTCGTCGAGGGACCCGGCCATTGCGGCGAATGCCACACGCCGCGCGACGTCTCCGGCGGGCTGAAGACCGGCGAATGGCTGGCCGGCGCCGTGGCAGCGGAAGGCGAGGGCGTCGTCCCCAACATCACCCCGCAAGGCCTGTCCTGGTCGGCCTCCGAGATCGCCTACTACCTCGAAAGCGGCTTCACGCCCGATTTCGACACCGTCGGCGGCGCGATGGTCGACGTGCAGAAGAACATGGCCATGCTGCCCGCCGAGGACCGCGCCGCGATCGCGGCGTACCTGAAGGCGGTGCCGGGGCATCCGAACGGCTTTCCGGCGCGGTAG
- a CDS encoding DUF433 domain-containing protein: METDYRSIITQEPGKRGGRACIRGMRIAVADILGWLAVGMSAEEILADHPDLTREDIRAALAYAADRERRIVTAA, translated from the coding sequence ATGGAGACCGATTACCGATCCATCATCACCCAGGAGCCCGGAAAGCGGGGAGGGCGCGCCTGCATTCGCGGAATGCGCATCGCGGTCGCCGACATTCTCGGTTGGCTCGCCGTCGGGATGTCCGCCGAAGAAATCCTAGCCGATCATCCGGACCTGACGCGTGAAGACATTCGCGCCGCGCTGGCCTATGCAGCGGATCGCGAAAGGCGGATCGTCACTGCGGCGTGA
- a CDS encoding S9 family peptidase: MSRTISFPAIPAPSADRRPVHDTHHGVTRTDDYAWLRAGNWQEVFRDPSVLDADIRAHLEAENAYQQAMLADLEPLRKRLFSEMKGRIKEDDSSVPMKDGPFAYGSSYVIGGEQPRYFRTPRDGGSEELLLDGDAEAAGTAYFRIGGTDHSSDHARLLWAFDDKGSEFYTLKVRDVASGTDLPDRVPDTGGGGVWTAANDGFFYTRVDPNHRPSKILHHALGTDAADDRLVYEETDPGFFMSVGGTRTNDWILISINDHETSEYRLIPAADPMAEPKTVRARELGVQYDLEEGGDVFFILTNLDGAKDFKVMTAPAADPRPENWTDLVPHEPGRLILAVMAFRDHLVRLERRDGLPRIVVRERASGEEHAIFFDEEAYSLGLIGSLEYDTSVIRFSYSSMTTPSQVYDYDMATRERTLLKTQEVPSGHDAEHYVTRRLMAPSHDGELVPVSLLYHRDTPLDGSAPCLLYGYGSYGIAIPAAFNTNILSLADRGLVYAIAHTRGGKDKGFSWYEEGKRERKTNTFLDFIAVARHLVAEGYTAHDRIVAQGGSAGGMLMGAIANMAPEAFGAIVAEVPFVDVLTTMLDETLPLTPPEWPEWGNPIASAADYATIAAYSPYDNVGEKPYPPILAVSGLTDPRVTYWEPAKWVARLRERTTGEGPVLFRINMEAGHAGASGRFSRLEEIAYTYAFALKVAGKAEVPPAI, encoded by the coding sequence ATGTCCAGGACGATTTCCTTCCCCGCGATCCCGGCGCCGTCCGCCGACAGGCGTCCGGTGCACGACACCCATCACGGCGTGACCCGCACCGACGACTACGCCTGGCTCCGGGCCGGCAACTGGCAGGAGGTGTTCCGCGATCCCTCCGTCCTCGACGCGGACATCCGGGCGCATCTCGAGGCGGAGAACGCCTATCAGCAGGCCATGCTCGCCGATCTCGAACCGCTGCGCAAACGGCTCTTTTCCGAGATGAAGGGCCGCATCAAGGAGGACGATTCATCCGTGCCGATGAAGGACGGTCCCTTCGCCTACGGCTCCTCCTACGTGATCGGCGGCGAACAGCCGCGCTATTTCCGCACGCCGCGCGACGGCGGTTCCGAGGAGCTGCTGCTCGATGGCGACGCGGAGGCGGCCGGCACCGCCTATTTCCGGATCGGCGGCACCGATCATTCCAGCGATCATGCCCGCCTTCTCTGGGCCTTCGACGACAAGGGCTCCGAGTTCTACACGCTCAAGGTGCGCGACGTCGCGTCGGGAACGGACCTGCCCGATCGCGTGCCCGACACCGGCGGCGGCGGGGTCTGGACGGCGGCGAACGACGGCTTCTTCTACACCCGCGTCGACCCCAACCACCGGCCCTCGAAGATCCTCCACCACGCGCTCGGCACCGACGCAGCCGACGACCGTCTCGTCTACGAGGAGACCGATCCCGGCTTTTTCATGAGTGTCGGCGGCACCCGCACCAACGACTGGATCCTCATCTCCATCAACGACCACGAGACGTCCGAGTACCGGCTCATCCCCGCCGCCGATCCGATGGCCGAGCCGAAAACCGTGCGGGCCCGCGAGCTCGGCGTGCAGTATGATCTCGAGGAGGGCGGCGACGTCTTCTTCATCCTCACCAATCTCGACGGCGCCAAGGACTTCAAGGTGATGACCGCGCCGGCCGCCGATCCGCGTCCGGAGAACTGGACCGACCTCGTCCCGCACGAGCCCGGCCGGCTGATCCTGGCGGTCATGGCCTTCCGCGACCACCTCGTCCGGCTCGAGCGCCGCGACGGCCTGCCGCGCATCGTCGTGCGCGAGCGGGCGAGCGGGGAGGAGCATGCGATCTTCTTCGACGAGGAGGCCTATTCGCTGGGGCTGATCGGCTCGCTCGAATACGACACCAGCGTCATCCGCTTCAGCTATTCCTCGATGACGACGCCCTCGCAGGTCTACGACTACGACATGGCGACGCGTGAGCGCACGCTCCTGAAGACGCAGGAAGTCCCCTCCGGCCACGACGCGGAGCACTACGTCACGCGCCGTCTGATGGCACCCTCGCATGATGGCGAACTGGTGCCGGTCTCGCTGCTCTACCACCGCGACACGCCGCTCGACGGCTCGGCGCCCTGCCTGCTCTACGGCTACGGCTCCTACGGCATCGCCATTCCCGCCGCCTTCAACACCAACATCCTGTCGCTCGCCGACCGCGGCCTCGTCTACGCCATCGCCCACACCCGCGGCGGCAAGGACAAGGGCTTCTCCTGGTACGAGGAGGGAAAGCGCGAGCGCAAGACGAACACGTTCCTCGATTTCATCGCGGTGGCGCGCCACCTCGTCGCCGAGGGCTACACCGCGCATGATCGCATCGTGGCGCAGGGCGGCTCGGCCGGCGGCATGCTCATGGGCGCCATCGCCAACATGGCGCCGGAGGCCTTCGGCGCGATCGTCGCCGAGGTTCCCTTCGTCGACGTGCTGACGACGATGCTCGACGAAACCCTGCCGCTCACCCCGCCGGAATGGCCGGAATGGGGCAATCCGATTGCCTCGGCCGCCGACTACGCCACCATCGCCGCCTATTCGCCCTACGACAACGTCGGCGAAAAACCCTACCCGCCGATCCTCGCCGTCTCGGGCCTGACCGACCCGCGCGTCACCTACTGGGAGCCCGCCAAATGGGTGGCCAGGCTGCGCGAACGGACGACCGGCGAAGGCCCGGTCCTCTTCCGCATCAACATGGAGGCCGGCCACGCCGGCGCCTCGGGCCGCTTCTCGCGTCTGGAAGAAATCGCCTACACCTACGCCTTCGCGCTGAAAGTGGCGGGGAAGGCGGAGGTTCCGCCGGCGATCTGA
- a CDS encoding SH3 domain-containing protein gives MKPQLRLASAFAALAMTAGLAAGAQASVFHAWEVANVAWGDVLNVRKYPASTSQIQSAYPNGTVLQMTGRCTGGLDLDDVAGQPDWKKAQAVRHRWCEVWHDPAQNGNFATGWVYGKYIVPH, from the coding sequence ATGAAACCGCAGCTTCGCCTCGCATCCGCCTTCGCCGCCCTCGCCATGACGGCCGGCCTCGCCGCCGGCGCGCAGGCCTCCGTCTTCCATGCCTGGGAGGTCGCCAACGTCGCCTGGGGCGACGTGCTGAACGTGCGCAAGTATCCGGCGAGCACCTCGCAGATCCAGTCGGCCTATCCGAACGGGACGGTGCTGCAGATGACCGGGCGCTGCACCGGCGGGCTCGACCTCGACGACGTCGCCGGCCAGCCCGACTGGAAGAAGGCGCAGGCCGTGCGCCATCGCTGGTGCGAGGTCTGGCACGATCCCGCGCAGAACGGCAATTTCGCCACCGGCTGGGTCTACGGCAAGTACATCGTGCCACACTGA